From Actinoplanes oblitus, a single genomic window includes:
- the pglZ gene encoding BREX-2 system phosphatase PglZ gives MTVPAATLPVLRALLDEAHRRRYRGGVLAVSAKPDWDGPADFEHDGVPVRVVGCPSTLAVREALLDRAADRWLILLTDRDDSELGLGITAHLTWQRTRRPDPWAAVQDRFEATRIDHRLVSRPDNRDLALGLLSATPSDGWPPARAALLTRDHALSAVAASRLGLGRAGEPLDFASVLRWTTRDEAANMLAGLRSITVEALVGEVLTWAAERCGTTGPAVAALLRGGRTGDVVPLGLVARAVLATPGGSGPRALFGRETGVQLPDHVVTAWATEAEAVVRDLISGDQEAAARVLARAETLLDALEAVAHAGESNVLRRGLTARLAELGEALRRCVARSTSRAGTDGADAVLADVLVLPDVERARERVEDHALARHADEVRVPRAIAGVRLARWLAQRSDVSGDLGALTSRHRDDDAWADRAIAAAWTGVDDESLAQGLRAVLEAARLRRDVHDRDFGRALAKHSGSAPDGLYYLEDMLAATVLPLAKDQPVLLVVADGMSQAVATEVVDDLVRRYDTWLECLPEKNERRLAALAVLPSLTEVSRASLLSGTLAVGQQNVEQRGLSALAKSHGVRAELFHKLTLDTSPDGYALALDVAAAIDNTDVALVVCVLNTIDDSLDRSNPGGTAWTADAVKHLRPLMERARRAGRLVVLTSDHGHVVERRQGRQQAAAGTSSNRSRPAAGGPGPTDDEVRVSGPRVLLHDGNAILAVNERLRYGPLKAGYHGGAAPAEVVVPISVLAPGEPPTGWRLAPPQSPSWWRSAQAPAPSTHPAAVPAAKSARAVKDQQAVPTLFDTPDEPVVSGSRAEAVLVSAAYRDQRKRSARVAISDVQVRRLLDALLEAPAHRLDPESAAAALGVATVQLGGALPQVQRLLNVEQYPVLSRDPDGATVVLDVDLLGDQFGVRL, from the coding sequence ATGACTGTTCCCGCAGCGACCCTTCCGGTGTTGCGGGCGCTGCTCGACGAAGCACACCGCAGGCGGTATCGCGGTGGGGTCCTCGCCGTGTCGGCCAAGCCCGACTGGGACGGACCGGCCGACTTCGAGCACGACGGCGTGCCGGTGCGCGTCGTCGGCTGTCCCTCCACCCTGGCGGTGCGGGAAGCGCTGCTCGATCGGGCGGCCGACCGGTGGCTGATTTTGTTGACCGATCGTGATGACAGCGAGCTGGGTCTGGGCATCACTGCTCACCTGACGTGGCAGCGCACCAGGCGGCCAGATCCTTGGGCCGCCGTGCAGGACCGATTCGAGGCAACCAGGATCGATCATCGTCTGGTCTCTCGCCCCGACAACCGGGACTTGGCGCTCGGACTGCTCAGTGCAACACCCTCCGACGGCTGGCCGCCGGCACGAGCGGCGCTGCTGACCCGTGACCATGCGCTGAGCGCGGTTGCGGCGAGCAGACTGGGCCTCGGTCGGGCAGGCGAGCCGCTCGACTTCGCCTCGGTGCTGCGGTGGACCACCCGAGATGAAGCCGCGAACATGCTGGCCGGCCTCCGGTCAATCACCGTCGAAGCATTGGTCGGCGAAGTACTGACCTGGGCTGCCGAGCGATGCGGCACAACCGGCCCGGCTGTCGCGGCGCTATTGCGCGGCGGACGCACAGGCGATGTCGTGCCGTTGGGCCTGGTTGCCCGAGCGGTGCTCGCCACCCCGGGCGGTTCCGGGCCGCGAGCCCTCTTCGGCCGCGAGACCGGGGTGCAGCTGCCCGATCACGTCGTCACGGCCTGGGCGACGGAAGCGGAGGCAGTCGTCCGTGACCTGATCTCTGGGGATCAGGAAGCCGCGGCACGGGTGCTGGCCCGCGCGGAGACGCTGCTGGATGCACTCGAAGCGGTTGCCCACGCTGGTGAGTCGAATGTTCTCCGTCGCGGTCTCACCGCACGCCTGGCTGAACTCGGCGAGGCGTTGCGACGGTGTGTGGCCCGTTCCACCAGCCGGGCCGGGACGGATGGGGCCGACGCTGTACTGGCTGATGTCCTGGTCCTGCCAGACGTGGAGAGAGCCCGCGAACGCGTCGAGGATCATGCCCTCGCACGCCACGCCGATGAGGTACGCGTGCCGCGGGCGATCGCCGGCGTTCGCTTGGCCAGATGGCTTGCGCAGCGATCAGACGTTTCTGGCGACCTCGGCGCTCTGACAAGTCGGCATCGGGACGATGATGCCTGGGCCGACCGCGCGATCGCCGCAGCCTGGACCGGCGTCGACGACGAGTCGCTGGCGCAAGGACTGCGGGCGGTGCTCGAGGCTGCACGCCTCCGGCGGGACGTACACGACCGCGATTTCGGTAGGGCACTGGCGAAGCACTCAGGGTCCGCACCTGACGGTCTTTACTACCTGGAAGACATGCTGGCGGCGACCGTGCTGCCACTTGCCAAGGATCAGCCCGTGTTGCTGGTGGTGGCCGACGGAATGAGTCAGGCCGTCGCCACCGAGGTGGTCGATGACCTCGTCCGGCGCTACGACACCTGGCTTGAGTGCCTGCCGGAGAAAAACGAACGACGACTGGCCGCGCTTGCTGTGCTTCCGTCGTTGACGGAGGTGAGTCGTGCCAGCCTTCTTTCCGGCACGCTGGCCGTCGGGCAGCAGAACGTGGAACAGCGGGGACTGAGCGCCCTGGCCAAATCGCACGGCGTTCGTGCCGAGCTCTTCCACAAGCTGACCCTCGACACCAGCCCGGACGGATACGCCCTGGCTTTGGACGTTGCCGCGGCGATAGACAACACCGACGTCGCGCTTGTCGTGTGCGTCCTCAACACCATCGACGATTCGCTGGACCGATCCAACCCGGGCGGCACCGCCTGGACTGCCGACGCGGTCAAGCATCTGCGCCCCTTGATGGAGCGGGCCCGCCGGGCTGGGAGACTGGTGGTGCTCACTTCCGACCACGGCCACGTGGTGGAACGGCGCCAAGGTCGTCAGCAGGCCGCTGCGGGCACCTCCAGCAACCGCTCGCGTCCGGCGGCAGGTGGTCCTGGTCCCACCGATGACGAAGTGCGGGTGAGCGGTCCGCGCGTGCTGCTGCATGATGGCAACGCGATCCTTGCCGTAAACGAACGTCTTCGATACGGCCCGCTCAAGGCTGGCTACCACGGTGGGGCGGCCCCGGCCGAGGTCGTCGTGCCGATCAGTGTCCTGGCCCCCGGCGAGCCGCCGACCGGATGGCGACTGGCACCACCGCAATCGCCCAGCTGGTGGCGAAGCGCGCAGGCCCCGGCTCCGAGCACCCACCCCGCGGCCGTTCCCGCAGCGAAATCGGCGCGGGCAGTCAAGGACCAACAGGCTGTGCCGACCCTGTTCGATACACCTGACGAACCCGTTGTATCGGGAAGTCGGGCTGAGGCTGTGCTCGTCAGCGCGGCCTACCGGGATCAGCGCAAGCGGTCGGCGCGCGTGGCGATCAGTGACGTCCAGGTGCGGCGGCTACTCGACGCGCTGCTCGAGGCTCCAGCGCATCGGCTCGACCCGGAATCCGCGGCGGCCGCCCTCGGTGTGGCGACTGTTCAGCTCGGAGGCGCCCTTCCGCAGGTGCAACGACTGCTCAACGTCGAGCAGTACCCGGTGCTCAGCCGCGATCCGGACGGTGCCACCGTCGTGCTCGACGTCGACCTGCTCGGCGACCAGTTCGGGGTGCGGCTGTGA
- a CDS encoding DUF6079 family protein, giving the protein MSTLLRDIIKIPETAGADDYVLRLTEGVGSGRLARTIKEYVVTDQLAEAFDSALGLVVSALRDDQSRAAFLSGSFGSGKSHFMAVLYALLGHDANARGKTELQPAVARHDTAISGKKFLRLAFHFLDARSIDETILGGYVAQIQALHPGCDLPAVHRSDAVLADAEALRLRLGDDTFFAGLNGGGDVWSGVLEGGAWNAERYDRARSADFGDEDRTKLVSALVRHYFTAFTSTAEFVPLDEGLSAISAHAKSLGYDAVVLFLDELVLWLSFSVRDRQFFGREAQKITKLVESGFGERAIPLISFVARQLDLKRYFADAGGGVGAEQEALDNAFRHQEGRFLTIKLGDDNLPYVAEKRLLEPHDEAARAVLHDAFRQLDRRPEVWDVLLDGVNTDDSHRGSDQEAFRRTYPFSPALVSTLRTLASAMQRDRTALKVMQQLLVQRRDYLTIDDIVPVGDVFELVVDGNQALTPEMAGRFKNARALYDNKIRPLLLREHKLAEADIAGLPQRHPFHADDRLVKTLVLSAVAPEVPALKELTGSRLAALNHGSITAPAFRGREGSLVVTKVRRWQRDVPELQITGDPRNPVIRVRIAEVDYESIVEKAKGEDNDGRQRETLKRLVWDALALDDIDGDAFGVSRQQRIWRGSRREAEVVFGNVRDRAWLTDGVFEAGPDTWRFVIDYPFDADGRSALEDLNRIEDLKGRVVSRTVVWVPHFLGAERLRDLGRLVILDWLLGGSGDRWTTHANHLAEADRVQARIILETQRDALRERLRQAIQEAYGAASPTQGTLEMLDGHDRVLFSLHPEFNPTAPVGHDLSAAFSNLIDQAFSAVFPGHPRFEPEDREIRVGELTAVLHAVEAARQDPDGRAFIEPAKREAVRRVANPLGVGHMGETHFLFGADRFRWDMQLATAMGRDGLAPGDPVDVKRLRSWITSVTPPTGLRPEIVDLVICAWSILHSRAWYRYGTALASAPQPGSLSPEMELRPEPLPSADDWKLAVERVGHLFGVFGNPYLTGQSVTELTETLSAATRQSAGAAGALVTSLEKVYQRFGLDVTAGSGRLATARAASGLLAALESAGDRVRVVEVLARHELPATPQAVSRSLTSAAKLVDFLKSFAWDRLRPVQDAAGGNDDRSLDARNIVERLRIAVTADELAQSLQSALQRAEDDAFKWAILPPAPIPTPTPTPPPTSTRGGRRTIASSADLDAVLAEVRAFAEQTNRTIVIEWREQQ; this is encoded by the coding sequence ATGAGCACCCTGTTGCGCGACATCATCAAGATTCCTGAGACCGCGGGTGCCGACGACTATGTCCTGCGGCTGACCGAGGGCGTGGGCAGCGGGCGGCTGGCCCGAACCATCAAGGAATACGTCGTCACCGACCAGTTAGCGGAAGCCTTCGACTCGGCTCTCGGGCTGGTGGTCTCCGCGCTGCGTGACGACCAGAGCCGCGCGGCGTTTCTGTCCGGCTCGTTCGGGTCCGGCAAGAGCCACTTCATGGCTGTGCTCTATGCCTTGCTGGGGCACGACGCGAACGCCCGGGGCAAGACGGAACTCCAGCCGGCGGTGGCCCGGCACGACACCGCGATCAGCGGAAAGAAGTTCCTGCGGTTAGCGTTCCACTTCCTCGACGCCCGCAGCATCGATGAAACGATCCTCGGCGGATACGTTGCTCAGATTCAGGCGCTGCATCCCGGCTGTGATCTGCCGGCCGTGCACCGCAGCGACGCGGTGCTGGCCGACGCCGAGGCGCTGCGGCTGCGTCTAGGCGACGACACGTTCTTCGCCGGGCTTAACGGGGGTGGGGACGTCTGGTCCGGTGTGCTGGAGGGTGGCGCCTGGAACGCCGAACGGTACGACCGGGCCCGATCCGCCGACTTCGGTGATGAAGACCGGACGAAGCTGGTCTCCGCGCTGGTGCGGCACTACTTCACAGCCTTCACGTCGACTGCGGAGTTCGTCCCGCTCGACGAGGGGCTGTCAGCGATTTCCGCGCATGCCAAGAGCCTCGGCTACGACGCGGTCGTGCTGTTCCTTGACGAGCTGGTGCTGTGGCTGTCGTTCAGCGTCCGGGACCGGCAGTTCTTCGGCCGTGAGGCGCAGAAGATCACCAAGCTGGTGGAGTCCGGATTCGGTGAACGAGCCATTCCACTCATCTCCTTCGTGGCACGACAGCTGGACCTGAAGCGGTACTTCGCCGACGCAGGCGGCGGTGTGGGCGCCGAGCAGGAGGCTCTCGACAATGCCTTCCGTCATCAGGAGGGTCGCTTCCTCACCATCAAGCTCGGTGACGACAACCTCCCGTACGTGGCGGAGAAACGCCTCCTGGAACCGCACGACGAGGCGGCGCGTGCGGTCCTGCACGACGCCTTCCGCCAGCTCGACCGGCGGCCCGAGGTGTGGGACGTGCTGCTCGACGGGGTGAACACCGACGACAGCCATCGCGGCAGCGATCAAGAGGCGTTCCGGCGCACCTACCCGTTCTCCCCGGCGCTGGTGTCGACCCTGCGGACGCTCGCGTCGGCGATGCAGCGAGACCGCACCGCGCTGAAGGTGATGCAGCAGCTCCTGGTCCAGCGGCGGGACTATCTGACTATCGACGACATCGTGCCGGTCGGCGACGTCTTCGAACTGGTGGTCGACGGCAATCAGGCGCTGACCCCAGAGATGGCCGGTCGCTTCAAGAACGCGCGGGCACTCTACGACAACAAAATACGCCCGTTGCTGCTGCGTGAGCACAAATTGGCTGAGGCGGACATTGCGGGGCTGCCCCAGAGACATCCCTTCCACGCTGATGACCGCCTGGTCAAGACGCTAGTGCTGTCGGCGGTGGCGCCCGAAGTGCCGGCCTTGAAGGAGCTGACCGGCTCACGGCTGGCGGCACTCAACCACGGGTCCATTACCGCGCCGGCCTTCCGGGGCCGGGAGGGCTCCCTGGTGGTGACGAAGGTACGCCGCTGGCAGCGAGATGTTCCTGAGCTCCAGATTACTGGCGACCCGCGCAATCCGGTGATTCGGGTACGCATCGCCGAGGTCGACTACGAGAGCATCGTCGAGAAGGCCAAGGGTGAGGACAACGACGGCCGCCAGCGGGAGACGCTAAAACGCCTGGTGTGGGACGCCCTCGCACTCGATGACATCGACGGCGATGCCTTCGGGGTGTCCCGGCAGCAGCGCATTTGGCGGGGCTCCCGGCGGGAGGCCGAGGTGGTGTTCGGCAACGTCAGGGATCGTGCCTGGCTCACCGACGGCGTCTTCGAAGCCGGCCCGGACACCTGGCGGTTCGTCATCGACTACCCGTTCGACGCCGACGGCCGCAGCGCCCTGGAAGACCTCAACCGGATCGAAGACCTCAAGGGCCGGGTGGTCAGCCGGACCGTCGTCTGGGTGCCGCACTTCCTCGGCGCCGAGCGGCTTCGTGATCTGGGCCGGCTGGTGATCCTAGACTGGCTGCTGGGCGGCTCAGGCGATCGATGGACCACGCACGCCAACCACCTCGCCGAAGCGGATCGGGTACAGGCCCGCATCATCCTGGAGACCCAGCGCGACGCGCTCCGGGAGCGACTGCGCCAGGCTATCCAGGAGGCGTACGGAGCTGCGTCGCCGACCCAGGGCACGCTGGAGATGCTCGACGGACATGACCGAGTGCTGTTCAGCCTGCACCCGGAGTTCAACCCCACAGCTCCGGTCGGACACGACCTATCTGCCGCGTTCAGTAACCTGATCGACCAAGCGTTCAGCGCGGTGTTCCCCGGCCATCCGCGGTTCGAACCGGAGGACCGGGAGATTCGGGTCGGTGAGCTGACAGCGGTACTGCATGCGGTGGAGGCCGCTCGGCAGGATCCTGACGGCCGGGCGTTTATCGAGCCAGCGAAGCGGGAGGCGGTCCGCCGGGTCGCCAACCCACTCGGGGTCGGGCACATGGGAGAGACGCACTTCCTCTTCGGTGCCGACCGGTTCCGGTGGGACATGCAGCTGGCCACCGCGATGGGTCGCGACGGGCTCGCTCCGGGCGACCCGGTCGACGTCAAACGGCTGCGTTCATGGATCACCTCGGTGACACCGCCGACCGGGCTCCGGCCCGAGATCGTGGACCTGGTCATCTGTGCCTGGTCGATCCTGCATTCGCGGGCGTGGTACCGCTACGGCACGGCACTGGCCTCTGCACCGCAACCAGGCTCCCTGTCGCCGGAGATGGAGCTGCGACCGGAGCCATTGCCGTCCGCCGACGACTGGAAGCTGGCCGTCGAACGCGTCGGGCATCTGTTCGGTGTCTTCGGGAACCCGTACCTGACCGGACAGTCGGTCACTGAACTGACCGAAACACTCAGTGCAGCCACCCGGCAGTCAGCCGGTGCCGCGGGGGCGCTCGTCACTTCGCTCGAAAAGGTTTACCAGCGCTTCGGTCTCGACGTGACGGCCGGATCCGGTCGGCTGGCCACTGCTCGTGCCGCCTCTGGTCTGCTCGCCGCTCTTGAATCAGCGGGTGATCGGGTCCGGGTGGTCGAGGTGCTGGCCAGGCACGAACTGCCGGCCACTCCGCAAGCCGTGTCCCGGTCGCTGACCTCCGCCGCGAAGCTGGTCGACTTCCTCAAGAGCTTCGCCTGGGACCGGCTGCGCCCGGTGCAGGACGCTGCTGGCGGGAACGACGACCGGTCTCTCGACGCGCGCAACATCGTGGAACGGCTGCGCATCGCAGTGACTGCGGACGAGCTGGCGCAGTCACTGCAGTCGGCACTGCAAAGAGCTGAGGACGACGCCTTCAAGTGGGCTATTCTCCCGCCAGCTCCGATTCCCACCCCCACGCCGACCCCGCCACCGACCTCGACCCGTGGCGGTCGGCGAACGATCGCGTCAAGTGCCGACCTAGACGCCGTCCTCGCCGAGGTTCGAGCCTTCGCCGAACAGACGAACCGGACCATCGTGATCGAGTGGCGGGAACAGCAATGA